From one Nitrospinota bacterium genomic stretch:
- a CDS encoding cysteine synthase family protein — MSKLAATACFKTEDLTTDILGKIGNTPLLNLKNIAERFLPKGVELYAKAEWRNASGSVKARPALRMIEEGERQGKLRPGMCILDSTSGNTGVAYALIGLIKGYKVKLVMPGNVCNERKRLMATGYHAEIIFSDPLLSSDGAILKCREIYKESPESYFWPDQYNNPANWEAHFHTTAEEIWAQTGHKVTHFLAGIGTSGTVMGTSRGLKAKDPKIKCYAVEPAESLHGIEGLKHMATSIVPGIYNEAELDGKISVKTDQAYDMVNLILKEEGHMVGTSAGAAVAASIMLGKNLTEGVIVTVLPDSCECDVTHGVFNSK; from the coding sequence ATGTCGAAGTTGGCCGCAACGGCGTGTTTCAAGACCGAGGACCTGACAACCGACATCCTTGGCAAGATCGGGAACACACCGCTGCTAAATCTCAAGAACATCGCGGAAAGGTTCCTTCCCAAGGGGGTGGAGCTTTACGCCAAGGCGGAATGGCGCAACGCCAGCGGATCGGTGAAGGCCCGGCCGGCCTTGCGCATGATCGAGGAAGGCGAGCGCCAGGGAAAGCTTCGCCCCGGCATGTGCATTCTGGACTCCACTTCCGGCAATACGGGGGTGGCGTACGCTTTGATCGGGCTTATCAAGGGCTACAAGGTCAAGCTTGTGATGCCGGGCAACGTATGCAACGAGCGCAAGCGGCTGATGGCCACCGGCTATCACGCGGAAATAATATTTTCAGACCCGCTCCTTTCCTCCGACGGCGCGATATTGAAATGCCGGGAGATTTACAAGGAAAGCCCCGAAAGCTACTTCTGGCCGGACCAGTACAACAACCCGGCCAACTGGGAAGCGCATTTTCACACCACCGCCGAGGAGATATGGGCTCAGACCGGGCACAAGGTCACCCATTTCCTGGCCGGCATAGGCACCTCAGGCACCGTGATGGGGACCTCCCGTGGATTGAAAGCCAAGGACCCAAAGATAAAGTGCTACGCGGTGGAGCCGGCCGAATCGCTCCATGGCATCGAAGGGCTCAAACACATGGCCACGTCCATCGTGCCGGGGATATATAACGAAGCGGAGCTGGACGGAAAAATTTCGGTGAAGACCGACCAGGCGTATGACATGGTGAACCTGATACTCAAGGAAGAAGGCCACATGGTTGGAACAAGCGCTGGCGCCGCGGTGGCCGCGTCTATCATGCTGGGCAAAAACCTGACCGAAGGGGTGATAGTGACCGTACTGCCGGACAGTTGCGAATGCGACGTGACCCATGGCGTATTCAATTCCAAGTGA
- a CDS encoding DsrE family protein, with translation MRLVLVIHSGPESHNTNSLVKMAKAARAKGHDVTVFAMSAGVGNLARADFTALAARGVNITVCEHNRSQFKAPEGIEGVTYGSQYELAGFVADGDKVVIFE, from the coding sequence ATGAGGCTTGTGCTGGTGATCCACTCCGGGCCGGAAAGCCACAACACCAATTCACTGGTGAAAATGGCGAAGGCGGCCAGGGCCAAGGGGCACGATGTGACGGTGTTCGCCATGAGCGCCGGGGTGGGCAACCTTGCACGGGCCGATTTCACGGCGCTGGCCGCGCGCGGGGTGAACATCACAGTTTGCGAGCATAACCGTTCGCAGTTCAAGGCTCCTGAAGGGATCGAAGGGGTGACATACGGCAGCCAGTATGAACTGGCCGGGTTTGTGGCCGATGGCGACAAAGTGGTGATATTCGAGTGA
- a CDS encoding sulfurtransferase TusA family protein codes for MSVQADHEIDIRGEVCPYTFVKSKLKIEMMQSGEVLRVITDHEPATKNVPRSMENEGHEILVPPHKIGENVWEFVIKKN; via the coding sequence ATGAGCGTGCAGGCCGATCATGAAATAGACATCCGGGGCGAAGTATGCCCCTACACCTTCGTGAAGTCCAAGCTGAAGATAGAGATGATGCAGTCCGGCGAGGTGCTCCGGGTGATAACGGACCACGAGCCGGCGACGAAGAATGTTCCCAGAAGCATGGAGAACGAAGGGCACGAAATACTGGTCCCCCCGCACAAGATCGGCGAGAACGTGTGGGAATTCGTGATAAAGAAGAACTGA
- a CDS encoding DsrE family protein: MKNVTVVINSAPGFPVGEKLRMAVGLTLEDGNAVSVLFIDDGVYAALGLDREKTGVDIQKHVKMLGMMNKTLCAHGPSLETRGVDLTGSEVKKVTGAETEKMLAEADVIF, from the coding sequence ATGAAAAACGTGACCGTGGTGATAAACAGCGCCCCAGGATTCCCGGTGGGAGAGAAGCTGCGGATGGCTGTGGGGCTGACGCTGGAGGACGGCAACGCGGTCTCCGTGCTTTTCATAGACGACGGCGTTTACGCCGCGCTGGGACTGGACCGGGAGAAGACCGGCGTGGACATCCAGAAGCATGTGAAGATGCTGGGGATGATGAACAAGACGCTGTGCGCGCACGGCCCCTCGCTTGAGACCAGGGGCGTGGACCTGACCGGATCGGAAGTGAAAAAAGTGACCGGCGCCGAGACGGAAAAGATGCTGGCCGAGGCCGACGTCATTTTTTAG